A single Ziziphus jujuba cultivar Dongzao chromosome 11, ASM3175591v1 DNA region contains:
- the LOC107431825 gene encoding probable sulfate transporter 3.5 isoform X1, with the protein MASFETDHHTCVSFPTPRSFQTTFKSDLKETLFPDDPFKQFKQENSLRSLKKAVQYFVPIFEWLPNYNFRMFRFDLLAGITITSLAIPQGISYAKLANIPPIIGLYSSFVPPLIYAIFGDSKHLAVGTVAACSLLLGQTIGDVVSAEENPTLYLHLIFTATFITGIFQTALGFLRLGIFVEFLSHSTITGFMGGTATLICLQQLKGMFGLKHFTTKTDVVHVIHAIVINRREWKWESAVVGVIFLVFLQFTRYIRQKRPKLFWVSAIAPMVVVVVGCVFAYLIRGKDYGIQTVGDLKKGINPSSIQNLTFDSKYITAVIKAGIVTGLIALAEGIAIGRSFAIMKNEQVDGNKEMIAFGLMNIIGSFTSCYLTTGPFSKTAVNYNAGAKTAMSNIVMAVCMALTLLLLAPLFSYTPLVALSAIIMSAMFGLINYEEAFHLFKVDKFDFIVCMAAFFGVAFISMDVGLMLSVGLSLLRALIYVARPAICKLGRIPNSILYRDTDQYPHAIQEPGILILKLGSPIYFASSNYIRERVLRWIREEQELSGSKGDVVEHILFDLSGVSTIDMTGIETLVEVRRTLEARGIKVAIVNPRLKVMEKLIASHVIDKIGKENVYLSIEDAIESSHKSLLSNDFADHCDAA; encoded by the exons ATGGCTTCTTTCGAAACCGACCACCACACATGTGTGAGCTTCCCAACCCCAAGATCATTCCAAACCACCTTCAAATCAGATCTCAAAGAAACTCTTTTCCCTGATGACCCTTTCAAGCAATTCAAGCAAGAGAATTCCCTCCGTAGTCTCAAAAAAGCCGTTCAGTACTTCGTCCCGATTTTCGAATGGCTTCCCAATTACAATTTTCGTATGTTTAGGTTTGATTTGCTTGCGGGTATCACCATTACTAGTCTAGCTATTCCTCAAGGAATTAGCTACGCAAAACTCGCTAACATTCCTCCCATCATTGGCCTCT ATTCGAGCTTTGTTCCGCCTCTTATTTACGCTATTTTCGGAGACTCGAAGCATCTCGCAGTGGGAACTGTGGCTGCCTGCTCATTGCTTCTCGGTCAAACCATCGGCGATGTAGTATCGGCCGAAGAAAATCCCACATTGTACCTTCACTTGATTTTCACGGCAACTTTTATCACCGGAATCTTTCAGACAGCATTAGGTTTTTTAAG ACTAGGAATTTTTGTGGAATTCTTATCGCATTCTACCATTACTGGTTTCATGGGAGGAACGGCGACCCTAATCTGCCTGCAGCAGTTGAAGGGTATGTTTGGTTTGAAACATTTTACGACCAAAACGGACGTTGTCCACGTCATCCATGCAATCGTCATCAACAGACGCGAG TGGAAGTGGGAAAGTGCAGTTGTTGGTGTAATCTTCCTTGTTTTCCTTCAATTTACCAGATACATA AGGCAAAAGAGGCCAAAGTTGTTTTGGGTATCGGCTATAGCTCCAATGGTGGTCGTGGTAGTTGGGTGTGTTTTTGCTTATTTAATCCGTGGAAAGGACTATGGCATACAAACT GTGGGCGACTTAAAGAAAGGCATAAATCCTTCTTCCAtccaaaatttgacttttgactCGAAATATATTACAGCGGTTATCAAAGCTGGGATTGTTACTGGGCTTATTGCTTTAGCT GAAGGAATTGCTATAGGAAGGAGTTTTGCCATCATGAAAAACGAACAAGTAGATGGAAATAAGGAAATGATAGCTTTTGGCTTAATGAACATTATTGGCTCTTTCACTTCTTGTTACTTGACAACCg GGCCATTTTCAAAAACCGCGGTGAATTACAACGCAGGAGCAAAGACAGCCATGTCGAACATAGTGATGGCAGTGTGTATGGCACTCACGCTGCTTTTATTGGCTCCTCTCTTTAGTTACACACCTCTTGTCGCTCTGTCTGCCATCATCATGTCCGCCATGTTCGGACTTATCAACTACGAAGAGGCTTTTCATCTCTTCAAGGTTGACAAGTTCGATTTCATTGTTTGCATGGCCGCCTTCTTCGGTGTCGCCTTCATCAGCATGGATGTTGGCCTTATGCTCTCT GTGGGACTTAGTCTACTTAGAGCTCTCATATATGTGGCCAGACCTGCCATTTGCAAGCTTGGAAGAATACCAAACTCCATCCTATACCGTGATACCGACCAGTATCCCCATGCCATACAAGAACCAGgaatcttaattttaaaacttggTTCTCCTATTTACTTTGCAAGCAGCAATTACATCAGAGAGAG GGTACTGAGGTGGATCAGAGAAGAGCAGGAGCTTTCAGGTTCTAAAGGGGATGTAGTTGAGCATATTTTATTCGACTTGTCAG GAGTTTCAACCATTGACATGACGGGCATCGAAACATTGGTTGAAGTTCGCAGAACCTTGGAAGCGAGAGGGATTAAG GTGGCTATTGTAAACCCGAGACTCAAAGTGATGGAAAAGTTGATAGCATCTCATGTAATAGACAAGATTGGGAAGGAAAACGTCTACTTGTCAATCGAGGATGCAATAGAGTCATCTCACAAGTCTTTGCTTAGCAACGACTTTGCTGACCATTGTGATGCTGCTTGA
- the LOC107431856 gene encoding leucine-rich repeat extensin-like protein 4 encodes MKKKTHFNAHFGTTSLAIALFFLGTALCVCASEKEPFIGHGSLTDVEASYIKQRQLLYYRDEFGDRGENVTVDPSLVFENDRIRNAYIALQAWKQAILSDPRNLTLDWVGSNVCNYTGVFCAPALDNPKIRTVAGIDLNHGDIAGYLPEELGLLVDLALFHINTNRFCGTVPRKFKNLKLLFELDLSNNRFAGKFPEVVLHLPTLKFLDLRFNEFEGTVPKELFDKPLDAIFINHNRFVFDLPDNFGNSPVSVIVLANNKFHGCVPSSLGNMSNLNEIIMMNNNFRSCLPPEIGLLKNLTVFDVSFNELLGPLPDTFGGLVSLEQLNVAHNMLSGTIPASICSLPNLQNFTFSYNFFTGEPPVCFTLKSFDDRRNCLRARPLQRSAAQCKSFLSRPVDCGSFRCKPFVPSLPPPPPPSPPIPVPSPPLPPVVLPSPSPPPISPPPPPPPSPPPPPPPSPSPPPPPPPVYSPPPPPPSPPPPSPPPPVYSPPPPPPPPVYSPPPPPPSPPPPSPPPPSPPPPLLYPPPPPPSPPPPSPPPPSPPPPSPVPTPYCIRSPPPPPPNSPPPPPPLNSPPPPTPYYYNSPPPPHHSPPPPHHSPPPPHHSPPPPPHSPPPPIYPYESPPPPPPVHSPPPPVHHSPPPPSPVPCIEPPPPPPPPPPPPCVEYIPPPPPPVYHSPPPPVHVLPPPSPTPPPPPVVHYYSPPPVHYSSPPPPPTIEYHSPPPPSPSPPPPTPVYEGPLPPIVGVSYASPPPPPFY; translated from the coding sequence atgaagaagaagacccATTTTAACGCCCATTTTGGTACTACCTCACTTGCCATTGCTTTGTTCTTCCTCGGCACAGCTCTGTGTGTCTGTGCCTCCGAGAAAGAACCCTTTATCGGCCATGGAAGTCTCACCGACGTCGAAGCCTCTTACATCAAGCAGCGACAGCTTCTGTACTACAGGGATGAGTTTGGTGACAGGGGAGAGAATGTGACCGTTGACCCTTCTCTGGTTTTCGAGAACGACAGGATCAGAAATGCTTATATAGCATTGCAAGCTTGGAAACAAGCTATTCTTTCCGATCCTCGCAATCTTACCCTCGACTGGGTTGGATCTAATGTCTGCAACTACACTGGGGTTTTCTGTGCTCCAGCACTTGACAACCCGAAGATCCGAACAGTCGCGGGTATTGATCTCAACCACGGCGACATTGCCGGCTACCTACCGGAAGAGCTTGGGCTACTTGTGGATCTTGCATTGTTTCACATAAACACCAACAGGTTCTGTGGAACTGTGCCCCGCAAGTTCAAGAACCTGAAGCTGCTGTTTGAGTTGGATCTCAGTAACAACCGCTTTGCTGGGAAGTTCCCGGAAGTTGTTCTTCATCTTCCAACGCTCAAGTTCTTGGATCTGAGGTTCAATGAGTTTGAAGGGACTGTACCCAAAGAGCTGTTCGACAAGCCTTTGGACGCGATATTCATCAACCACAATCGCTTCGTGTTCGATCTGCCGGACAATTTCGGGAACTCGCCGGTGTCGGTCATCGTTCTTGCCAACAACAAATTCCATGGGTGTGTACCTTCGAGCCTCGGAAACATGTCGAATCTGAACGAGATTATCATGATGAACAATAATTTCCGATCATGTTTGCCGCCTGAGATTGGGTTGCTGAAGAATCTGACAGTGTTCGATGTGAGCTTCAACGAGTTGCTGGGTCCACTGCCCGACACATTTGGAGGGTTGGTGAGCTTGGAGCAGCTCAATGTGGCGCATAACATGCTGTCCGGGACCATCCCTGCAAGCATATGTTCGCTGCCCAATCTGCAGAACTTCACTTTCTCTTACAACTTCTTCACCGGCGAGCCTCCGGTTTGCTTCACCCTTAAGAGCTTCGATGATCGGAGGAATTGCTTGCGGGCGAGGCCGTTGCAGAGGTCGGCGGCACAATGTAAGTCGTTCTTGTCTCGGCCTGTGGATTGTGGTTCTTTTAGATGTAAACCTTTTGTTCCTTCTTtgcctcctcctcctccaccttCCCCTCCTATTCCTGTACCTTCCCCTCCTCTTCCACCTGTTGtccttccttctccctctccTCCACCTATTTCTCCGCCTCCTCCGCCGCCACCatctccacctccacctcctcCACCATCACCATctcctccacctccacctccaccgGTCTACTCACCACCTCCCCCACCTCCTTCTCCCCCACCACCTTCACCACCGCCGCCAGTTTATTCacctccaccaccaccgccGCCGCCAGTTTACTCTCCACCACCACCTCCGCCTTCTCCGCCGCCTCCATCGCCTCCCCCACCATCCCCACCACCACCATTGCTCTACCCACCTCCCCCACCACCATCCCCTCCTCCCCCATCACCTCCTCCCCCATCACCTCCTCCGCCCTCACCAGTTCCAACTCCATACTGTATCCGTTCCccaccaccaccgccaccaAATTCGCCACCGCCTCCGCCGCCTTTGAATTCTCCACCCCCACCAACTCCTTACTATTACAACTCACCCCCACCCCCGCACCATTCACCCCCACCACCACATCATTCGCCGCCACCACCACACcactcaccaccaccaccaccgcatTCACCACCTCCACCAATCTATCCCTACGAGTCGCCACCACCTCCACCGCCTGTACATTCTCCACCTCCCCCAGTTCATCACTCACCTCCACCACCATCACCGGTTCCCTGTATAGAgccacctccacctccacctccacctccacctcctcCGTGTGTAGAGTATATACCACCACCGCCACCTCCAGTATATCACTCTCCCCCACCGCCGGTTCATGTCTTGCCTCCACCATCACCAACTCCCCCACCACCGCCAGTAGTCCATTACTACTCTCCTCCGCCAGTTCATTATAGCTCACCACCCCCACCACCGACAATTGAGTATCATTCTCCACCACCACCTTCTCCTTCCCCGCCACCACCAACTCCTGTATATGAGGGGCCATTGCCACCGATCGTCGGAGTTTCATATGCTTCACCTCCGCCACCACCTTTCTATTGA
- the LOC107431860 gene encoding coatomer subunit beta'-1, translating to MPIRLDIRRKFAQRTERVKSVDLHPTEPWILASLYSGTVYIWNYQSQTMAKSFEVSDLPVRSAKFITRKQWVVAGADDMLIRVYNYNTMDKVKAFEAHTDYIRCVAVHPTLPYVLSSSDDMLIKLWDWEKSWMCTQIFEGHNHYVMQVTFNPKDTNTFASASLDHTVKVWNLGSPDPNFTLDAHFKGVNCVDYFTGGDKPYLISGSDDHTAKVWDYQTRSCVQTLEGHTHNVSAVCFHPEFPVIITGSEDGTVRIWHSTTYRLENTLNYGLERVWALAYMKGSRRIVIGYDEGCIMVKIGRDEPVASMDNSGKVIWAKHNEIQTVNIKSVGTDEVTDGERLPLAVKELGTCDLYPQSLKHNPNGRFVVVCGDGEYIIYTALAWRNRSFGSALEFVWSSDGEYAVRESTSRIKIFSKTFQEKKNIRPTFSAEHIYGGTLVAICSNDFICFYDWAECRLIRRIDVIVKNVYWADSGDLVAITSDSSFYILRYNRDVVSSYFDGGRPVDDLGVEDAFELLYEINERVRTGIWVGDCFIYNNSSWRLNYCVGGEVTTMFHLDRPMYLLGYLANQSRVYLIDKDFNVIGYTLLLTLIEYKTLVMRGDLEHASQVLPTIPPEHHNSVARFLESRNMLEDALEVATDLDYRFDLAIQLGRLEIAKEIATEVQSESKWKQLGQLAMSTGKLEMAEDCLSHGMDLSGLLLLYSSLGDAQGIQKLATLAKEQGKNNIAFLCLFMLGKLEECIRLLPESNRIPEAALFARSFLPSKVSEMVSIWRNDLNKVNKKAGESLADPDEYPNLFEDWQISLSLESKDEENRCIYLPAEQYPIYAEKSSTSLLERYRNMQINGEEDATVNKEEAVEETLENRENQGQKDIFEEDDGSTNGDPINNNEDEEESGTKDENISSP from the exons ATG cCTATCAGGCTTGACATCAGG AGAAAATTTGCGCAAAGAACCGAGAGAGTAAAATCAGTTGATCTGCATCCAACTGAACCATG GATTCTTGCCAGTCTTTATTCGGGAACTGTGTACATATGGAACTATCAGTCACAG ACCATGGCAAAGTCTTTTGAGGTCTCTGATCTGCCAG TTCGATCAGCAAAATTTATTACACGAAAGCAATGGGTGGTTGCTGGAGCTGATGACATGCTTATACGTGTATACAATTATAACACTATGGATAAAGTTAAAGCTTTTGAAGCACATACAGACTACATTAGATGTGTGGCTGTCCATCCGACGCTTCCATATGTTTTGTCATCATCCGATGACATGCTTATCAAACTGTGGGATTGGGAAAAAAGTTGGATGTGTACTCAAATATTTGAGGGGCATAATCACTATGTGATGCAAGTGACGTTTAATCCTAAGGACACTAATACTTTTGCAAGTGCCTCACTGGATCACACTGTAAAG GTCTGGAATCTTGGCTCCCCTGATCCTAATTTTACATTAGATGCTCACTTCAAGGGGGTAAATTGTGTTGATTACTTCACCGGTGGTGATAAGCCATACTTAATTAGTGGGTCTGACGATCATACTGCAAAG GTATGGGACTATCAAACCAGAAGTTGTGTTCAGACACTTGAAGGACATACTCATAATGTATCTGCAGTTTGTTTTCATCCTGAATTTCCAGTAATAATTACTGGTTCTGAGGATGGAACTGTTCGAATATGGCATTCCACCACATATAg GCTTGAAAACACATTAAACTATGGGCTTGAACGAGTTTGGGCTCTTGCATATATGAAAGGTTCACGTCG tATTGTAATTGGTTATGATGAGGGATGCATCATGGTTAAAATTGGCCGGGATGAACCAGTAGCTAGCATGGATAACAGTGGGAAAGTAATTTGGGCTAAGCATAATGAAATTCAAACTGTGAATATCAAAAGTGTGGGAACTGATGAG GTTACAGATGGAGAAAGATTGCCTTTGGCTGTGAAGGAGTTGGGAACCTGTGATCTTTATCCTCAA AGTTTAAAGCACAATCCAAATGGAAGATTCGTTGTTGTCTGTGGAGATGGCGAGTACATTATATATACTGCTCTAGCTTGGAGAAATAGATCCTTTGGCTCAGCATTGGAATTTGTCTGGTCATCAGATGGAGAATATGCAGTTAGGGAAAGTACTTCAAGGATCAAAATATTTAGCAAGACATTCCAG GAAAAGAAGAATATTCGACCAACATTTTCTGCCGAACATATTTATGGAGGGACCTTGGTGGCAATTTGCTCAAAtgactttatttgtttttatgattGGGCAGAGTGCAGGTTGATTCGGCGAATTGATGTTATTGTAAAA AATGTTTATTGGGCTGATAGTGGTGATTTGGTGGCAATAACTAGTGATTCATCATTCTACATTCTAAGATACAAT CGGGATGTTGTATCCTCATATTTTGATGGCGGAAGACCAGTTGATGACCTAGGTGTTGAGGATGCTTTTGAGCTCCTTTATGAAATAAATGAACGTGTTAGAACTGGAATATGGGTTGGGGACTGTTTTATCTATAATAATTCTTCTTGGCGACTGAATTATTGTGTTGGTGGTGAG GTGACAACTATGTTTCACCTGGATCGACCTATGTACTTGTTGGGATACCTTGCAAATCAAAGCCGTGTCTATCTTATTGATAAGGACTTTAA TGTCATCGGATATACTCTACTTCTCACCTTGATTGAGTACAAAACTCTTGTTATGCGTGGAGATCTAGAGCATGCAAGTCAAGTTTTACCTACTATTCCTCCAGAACATCATAACAG TGTGGCTCGTTTTTTAGAATCTCGAAATATGTTGGAAGATGCACTGGAAGTGGCTACAGATCTTGATTACAGATTTGATCTAGCTATACAACTTGGGAGGCTTGAGATTGCAAAG GAAATTGCTACTGAAGTCCAAAGCGAATCTAAATGGAAGCAACTGGGACAATTAGCTATGTCCACTGGGAAG TTAGAAATGGCTGAGGATTGTCTATCACACGGAATGGACTTAAGTGGGTTGTTGCTTCTTTATTCGTCCCTTGGAGATGCTCAAGGAATACAAAAACTTGCAACCCTTGCCAAAGAGCAAGGAAAGAATAATATTGCATTCCTTTGTTTGTTCATGCTGGGTAAATTGGAAGAGTGCATCCGGCTGTTGCCGGAAAG TAACCGAATACCTGAAGCTGCTTTATTCGCACGATCATTCCTCCCGAGCAAGGTCTCAGAGATGGTTTCAATTTGGAGGAATGACCTGAACAAG GTTAATAAAAAAGCTGGAGAATCATTAGCAGATCCCGATGAGTACCCTAATTTGTTTGAGGACTGGcagatttctctctctcttgaaTCTAAAGATGAAGAAAATAG GTGCATTTATCTTCCTGCTGAACAGTATCCAATCTATGCTGAGAAATCATCCACTAGCCTTCTTGAAAGGTACAGAAACATGCAAATTAATGGAGAAGAAGATGCAACTGTAAATAAAGAAGAGGCTGTTGAG GAGACACTTGAGAATCGGGAGAATCAAGGCCAAAAAGACAtttttgaggaagatgatgGCTCCACAAATGGTGATCCAATAAATAATAACGAGGATGAAGAAGAGTCTGGTACAAAGGATGAGAATATTTCATCGCCTTAG
- the LOC107431825 gene encoding probable sulfate transporter 3.5 isoform X2, whose amino-acid sequence MASFETDHHTCVSFPTPRSFQTTFKSDLKETLFPDDPFKQFKQENSLRSLKKAVQYFVPIFEWLPNYNFRMFRFDLLAGITITSLAIPQGISYAKLANIPPIIGLYSSFVPPLIYAIFGDSKHLAVGTVAACSLLLGQTIGDVVSAEENPTLYLHLIFTATFITGIFQTALGFLRLGIFVEFLSHSTITGFMGGTATLICLQQLKGMFGLKHFTTKTDVVHVIHAIVINRREWKWESAVVGVIFLVFLQFTRYIRQKRPKLFWVSAIAPMVVVVVGCVFAYLIRGKDYGIQTEGIAIGRSFAIMKNEQVDGNKEMIAFGLMNIIGSFTSCYLTTGPFSKTAVNYNAGAKTAMSNIVMAVCMALTLLLLAPLFSYTPLVALSAIIMSAMFGLINYEEAFHLFKVDKFDFIVCMAAFFGVAFISMDVGLMLSVGLSLLRALIYVARPAICKLGRIPNSILYRDTDQYPHAIQEPGILILKLGSPIYFASSNYIRERVLRWIREEQELSGSKGDVVEHILFDLSGVSTIDMTGIETLVEVRRTLEARGIKVAIVNPRLKVMEKLIASHVIDKIGKENVYLSIEDAIESSHKSLLSNDFADHCDAA is encoded by the exons ATGGCTTCTTTCGAAACCGACCACCACACATGTGTGAGCTTCCCAACCCCAAGATCATTCCAAACCACCTTCAAATCAGATCTCAAAGAAACTCTTTTCCCTGATGACCCTTTCAAGCAATTCAAGCAAGAGAATTCCCTCCGTAGTCTCAAAAAAGCCGTTCAGTACTTCGTCCCGATTTTCGAATGGCTTCCCAATTACAATTTTCGTATGTTTAGGTTTGATTTGCTTGCGGGTATCACCATTACTAGTCTAGCTATTCCTCAAGGAATTAGCTACGCAAAACTCGCTAACATTCCTCCCATCATTGGCCTCT ATTCGAGCTTTGTTCCGCCTCTTATTTACGCTATTTTCGGAGACTCGAAGCATCTCGCAGTGGGAACTGTGGCTGCCTGCTCATTGCTTCTCGGTCAAACCATCGGCGATGTAGTATCGGCCGAAGAAAATCCCACATTGTACCTTCACTTGATTTTCACGGCAACTTTTATCACCGGAATCTTTCAGACAGCATTAGGTTTTTTAAG ACTAGGAATTTTTGTGGAATTCTTATCGCATTCTACCATTACTGGTTTCATGGGAGGAACGGCGACCCTAATCTGCCTGCAGCAGTTGAAGGGTATGTTTGGTTTGAAACATTTTACGACCAAAACGGACGTTGTCCACGTCATCCATGCAATCGTCATCAACAGACGCGAG TGGAAGTGGGAAAGTGCAGTTGTTGGTGTAATCTTCCTTGTTTTCCTTCAATTTACCAGATACATA AGGCAAAAGAGGCCAAAGTTGTTTTGGGTATCGGCTATAGCTCCAATGGTGGTCGTGGTAGTTGGGTGTGTTTTTGCTTATTTAATCCGTGGAAAGGACTATGGCATACAAACT GAAGGAATTGCTATAGGAAGGAGTTTTGCCATCATGAAAAACGAACAAGTAGATGGAAATAAGGAAATGATAGCTTTTGGCTTAATGAACATTATTGGCTCTTTCACTTCTTGTTACTTGACAACCg GGCCATTTTCAAAAACCGCGGTGAATTACAACGCAGGAGCAAAGACAGCCATGTCGAACATAGTGATGGCAGTGTGTATGGCACTCACGCTGCTTTTATTGGCTCCTCTCTTTAGTTACACACCTCTTGTCGCTCTGTCTGCCATCATCATGTCCGCCATGTTCGGACTTATCAACTACGAAGAGGCTTTTCATCTCTTCAAGGTTGACAAGTTCGATTTCATTGTTTGCATGGCCGCCTTCTTCGGTGTCGCCTTCATCAGCATGGATGTTGGCCTTATGCTCTCT GTGGGACTTAGTCTACTTAGAGCTCTCATATATGTGGCCAGACCTGCCATTTGCAAGCTTGGAAGAATACCAAACTCCATCCTATACCGTGATACCGACCAGTATCCCCATGCCATACAAGAACCAGgaatcttaattttaaaacttggTTCTCCTATTTACTTTGCAAGCAGCAATTACATCAGAGAGAG GGTACTGAGGTGGATCAGAGAAGAGCAGGAGCTTTCAGGTTCTAAAGGGGATGTAGTTGAGCATATTTTATTCGACTTGTCAG GAGTTTCAACCATTGACATGACGGGCATCGAAACATTGGTTGAAGTTCGCAGAACCTTGGAAGCGAGAGGGATTAAG GTGGCTATTGTAAACCCGAGACTCAAAGTGATGGAAAAGTTGATAGCATCTCATGTAATAGACAAGATTGGGAAGGAAAACGTCTACTTGTCAATCGAGGATGCAATAGAGTCATCTCACAAGTCTTTGCTTAGCAACGACTTTGCTGACCATTGTGATGCTGCTTGA
- the LOC107431825 gene encoding probable sulfate transporter 3.5 isoform X3, whose product MASFETDHHTCVSFPTPRSFQTTFKSDLKETLFPDDPFKQFKQENSLRSLKKAVQYFVPIFEWLPNYNFRMFRFDLLAGITITSLAIPQGISYAKLANIPPIIGLYSSFVPPLIYAIFGDSKHLAVGTVAACSLLLGQTIGDVVSAEENPTLYLHLIFTATFITGIFQTALGFLRLGIFVEFLSHSTITGFMGGTATLICLQQLKGMFGLKHFTTKTDVVHVIHAIVINRREWKWESAVVGVIFLVFLQFTRYIRQKRPKLFWVSAIAPMVVVVVGCVFAYLIRGKDYGIQTVGDLKKGINPSSIQNLTFDSKYITAVIKAGIVTGLIALAEGIAIGRSFAIMKNEQVDGNKEMIAFGLMNIIGSFTSCYLTTGPFSKTAVNYNAGAKTAMSNIVMAVCMALTLLLLAPLFSYTPLVALSAIIMSAMFGLINYEEAFHLFKVDKFDFIVCMAAFFGVAFISMDVGLMLSVGLSLLRALIYVARPAICKLGRIPNSILYRDTDQYPHAIQEPGILILKLGSPIYFASSNYIRESLC is encoded by the exons ATGGCTTCTTTCGAAACCGACCACCACACATGTGTGAGCTTCCCAACCCCAAGATCATTCCAAACCACCTTCAAATCAGATCTCAAAGAAACTCTTTTCCCTGATGACCCTTTCAAGCAATTCAAGCAAGAGAATTCCCTCCGTAGTCTCAAAAAAGCCGTTCAGTACTTCGTCCCGATTTTCGAATGGCTTCCCAATTACAATTTTCGTATGTTTAGGTTTGATTTGCTTGCGGGTATCACCATTACTAGTCTAGCTATTCCTCAAGGAATTAGCTACGCAAAACTCGCTAACATTCCTCCCATCATTGGCCTCT ATTCGAGCTTTGTTCCGCCTCTTATTTACGCTATTTTCGGAGACTCGAAGCATCTCGCAGTGGGAACTGTGGCTGCCTGCTCATTGCTTCTCGGTCAAACCATCGGCGATGTAGTATCGGCCGAAGAAAATCCCACATTGTACCTTCACTTGATTTTCACGGCAACTTTTATCACCGGAATCTTTCAGACAGCATTAGGTTTTTTAAG ACTAGGAATTTTTGTGGAATTCTTATCGCATTCTACCATTACTGGTTTCATGGGAGGAACGGCGACCCTAATCTGCCTGCAGCAGTTGAAGGGTATGTTTGGTTTGAAACATTTTACGACCAAAACGGACGTTGTCCACGTCATCCATGCAATCGTCATCAACAGACGCGAG TGGAAGTGGGAAAGTGCAGTTGTTGGTGTAATCTTCCTTGTTTTCCTTCAATTTACCAGATACATA AGGCAAAAGAGGCCAAAGTTGTTTTGGGTATCGGCTATAGCTCCAATGGTGGTCGTGGTAGTTGGGTGTGTTTTTGCTTATTTAATCCGTGGAAAGGACTATGGCATACAAACT GTGGGCGACTTAAAGAAAGGCATAAATCCTTCTTCCAtccaaaatttgacttttgactCGAAATATATTACAGCGGTTATCAAAGCTGGGATTGTTACTGGGCTTATTGCTTTAGCT GAAGGAATTGCTATAGGAAGGAGTTTTGCCATCATGAAAAACGAACAAGTAGATGGAAATAAGGAAATGATAGCTTTTGGCTTAATGAACATTATTGGCTCTTTCACTTCTTGTTACTTGACAACCg GGCCATTTTCAAAAACCGCGGTGAATTACAACGCAGGAGCAAAGACAGCCATGTCGAACATAGTGATGGCAGTGTGTATGGCACTCACGCTGCTTTTATTGGCTCCTCTCTTTAGTTACACACCTCTTGTCGCTCTGTCTGCCATCATCATGTCCGCCATGTTCGGACTTATCAACTACGAAGAGGCTTTTCATCTCTTCAAGGTTGACAAGTTCGATTTCATTGTTTGCATGGCCGCCTTCTTCGGTGTCGCCTTCATCAGCATGGATGTTGGCCTTATGCTCTCT GTGGGACTTAGTCTACTTAGAGCTCTCATATATGTGGCCAGACCTGCCATTTGCAAGCTTGGAAGAATACCAAACTCCATCCTATACCGTGATACCGACCAGTATCCCCATGCCATACAAGAACCAGgaatcttaattttaaaacttggTTCTCCTATTTACTTTGCAAGCAGCAATTACATCAGAGAGAG CCTTTGCTGA